The Salmonirosea aquatica DNA window TTACAATTGCATAGTGAAGGCCAACTTATAAAAATCAGCTAAGTAATATGATTTATCTAGAAGATGACTATGGTGATAATATTAGCCATTTTGGTGCTGCAATTGAACGGCAACTAATAAATTCAGGAAGAATTGAGCAGGTTATTAAAGAACTTGAAAAGGAGCTGAGTGTATCTAAGCTTTATAATTCTGATAACTACTATTCGTAATTTAATCAACTTTATAAGTTATGGTTATTCCAAAAAAACTTAGTCCAGAAAGCTATACCTTTCTGAACCCCGCCCCAAGCGGTATTTCGTTTTGAACCCTTCCGAAATCAGGGTTCAAAAAGTAGGTTCATTGCAAAAGAACGCGTACCTTTATGACCCTACTTGATGACCGTTACCACGGACGGCTTATGAAACAGACCTTTGGCTATGCTCGGTCTCGACGGCCGACCAGAAACCGACACCCAGATCGACGCCTTGCAGGAATATGGCTGCGACCGCATTTTCCAGGAAAAGATTTCCGGCCTGTCGGTCCAGCGCCCTGCCTGGATAAAATGCTCTCGCTCCTGCGCCCTGGTGATACGGTGGTTGTCTCGCGTTTCTCGCGCCTGGGCGCAGCCGCGACCACCTGATCAGCCTGATCGCAGTTTCTGCCAGCGGGGCATCATCTTCAAGGCGTTGGATCTGGGCATCGACTCGGCTACCCTTCGGGAAGCTGGTCATCGGCATCTTCGCCGCCTGGCGAGTACGACAGGGAGATGATCCTGGAGAAAACCGCGCCGGGCAGCTGCTGGCTAAAGCCAGAGGGAAGCATATCGGCCGCCCATCCGGTGTGAACCGGGAGAATACACCAAGGTCAGGAAAGCCCTTGAAAAGGCTTGTCGGTCAACGAAATCGCAAACCTGACAGGAATCAGCCTATCCAGTGTGAAGCGCTACGCAAGGCGATGAGTGCCGCAATGCGCAAGGGTAGCTTCCTACAATCAAACCAGTCCCTGCCATGTGCTACCATACCTCACTGAACGTCAAACAGGCTGTCCTGGAAGCCCGCTACCGGCCAGATGCCGAGGGCAAACGCTGGGATCCCGTAATCCACGCCAACGCCTATGCCGTGCCGGTATGGCCGCTCGTGACGTCTGAGCAACCCATACCTTCGCTATGCTGATGTGGGGGATGATTCCGCTGGGTCAAAACAGTCCAGGATGCCAAAAGCTGCGCACCATGACGATCAACGGCCGTTACGAGCCATGTACGAGAAACCGTCCTTCCGGCTGCAGCGGGTGCGGAGAAAGGCTGCCTGATCCCCGTTTCGGGCTTCTTCGAGTGGCACACCCAGGGCAAGAAGAAGTACCCTTTCTACATCCGCCCAACAACAGGAAATCGTGAGCATTGCGGGCCTGTGGGACGAGTGGGCGATCCGGCACTGGGGAGGTGCATCACTACACATGCTGACCCAGCCCACCAACGCGCTGATGGCAAAATACACAACAGCAAAAAGCGGATGCGTGCTGCTGACCAAGAGCAGGAACGGGAATACCTGAAAAGTCTTACAGCAGAAAGAGGTTTTGGAATTATTGGCCGAAGCTATGCGGCGAGTGCATTGGAAGCCTACTCCGTCAACAAGCTGATTACTTCCCGTACGAACCGACCGACGTACCGGCCGTGCTGGAACCGATACCTACCCGGAATTGCTATCTGTTATAAGACAAGTAGTATCCTATCTGATTTACAGCTAAATGCCCAGCGGGTGGTGGGGCACTTCGACTTGCGCTCCTGGCGCATCAGCCAGGAGCGGTCGAAGCCCATGGCGCCACCTTCACGTGTCGCGCCCATGCGCTGGTTGAGCCGGTCCAGCACGGCCATCGCTTGCGGTCGGCCTCCCGATGCGCTCGTTCATGGCGAACAGGTCGGTCTGGATGTAGTCCTGGTGCACGATGGGCTGACCAGGATACCGGCTTTCTTGTAGCGTACTGCTCGCGGTAGATCAGCTCCAGCGCTTGGCCGCGCAGGCGATCAGCTTCCATGCTCGAATTCGAGCACACCGGCAGGGCACCGACTTGGTCCCGTAGTACTGGGGCCGGTCCTCCCAGAGTCCCTGCGTAAGCATTGCCGACAACTCTGGTGTCTTGGCGTTTTGAACCAACGAGAGATCGTTGGCTCGATTCGCGGTCCGATTTACATGAAGTCAATTTCTTGCGAAGTCATGTTTGTGATTCTGCATTACGGTCAAATACAGGTCGGACATTTTGTTAGGTTGTACAAAGCCTGCCTGGTTTTTGCCCATTGTGTCCGATTTGGATCCCGGCATTTTACCGCAACTAATTTCCTGCCTATAAGTAGTGATTTCAAGAAAAAGAGACTAGCTTGTTGAGTAAATCCCGCTGACGATCATCATGATAGGTTCGCTATCCGGCCTTACTCGTTTGTCACTCTTCTTATTCAGCGGAGCAAGCCTTGCGCCCAAACACGATTCTTGAACTGTCAGCACCCTCCGGGCATTGATCCCACGAGATGCCGACATTCGCCAGGATAGCCGGGGATACTCTGGCTAGCACCGGCTCGGGCCTGCTCCGGTATGATGGCACACTGGAGGGTGTACAGCATGATCCGAAAACCGCAAATTCGCTGGCCGGGACAATGTCAGAAGCATTTGCCCCACGCGTGATGGGTTGATTTGGATCGGTGGATGGAGCGCAGGCCTAGATGTATGAACCCGGAAACGGAAAATTCACGCACTATGAGGTGGTGGAAACAAAGGAATAAGGTATGAAAAACTCGATCAGTGCGCTTCTGGAAGATCACTTGGGAAATCTCTGGGTAGGCACGGTAGGCGGCTTATATCGTTTTGAGAAGCGACAGGCAAATTCACTCCTTATAATCGATTGCAGGCAACCCGGACTATCAGTCATCCGCACGTCAGCAGTATTTTCGAGGACAAACAAGGCACCTCTGGGTCGGAACCGGCGATCAGGGCAGCTTGAAGACGATGGAGGGCGGCTTAATAAGCTTGACCGGAAACATCCACATTCACCGTTCTGCACAATCCCGCGATCGAACAGTTGATTGAAAACAGGAATTGGCCATTTTTGAAGACAGCCGCGGGACTTTCTGGTCGGACGGGTGGAGATGGATTGACACTTTCGATCGGAAAACCGGAAAATTCACCCGGCATTCTTTTCAGGAAGCACATTCCGACCGGCTCAGCTGTCCGTTCCCAAAAGAAAAAAACCTGCGTTCTTTCCCCACCAATGGAATCAGGTTTTTCCTGGAAGATCCGGCAGGTGGCATCTGGATCGGGACGCTCGACGGGGGCGAACCGGTACGATCCGAAATCGGGGCTGGTGACTTCGTACAAAACCGCCGAAGACGGTCTGCCTGATTTCAACCTT harbors:
- a CDS encoding two-component regulator propeller domain-containing protein, with protein sequence MAIFEDSRGTFWSDGWRWIDTFDRKTGKFTRHSFQEAHSDRLSCPFPKEKNLRSFPTNGIRFFLEDPAGGIWIGTLDGGEPVRSEIGAGDFVQNRRRRSA
- a CDS encoding two-component regulator propeller domain-containing protein → MKNSISALLEDHLGNLWVGTVGGLYRFEKRQANSLLIIDCRQPGLSVIRTSAVFSRTNKAPLGRNRRSGQLEDDGGRLNKLDRKHPHSPFCTIPRSNS